One genomic segment of Desulfovibrio aminophilus includes these proteins:
- a CDS encoding nitrogen regulation protein NR(II) has product MMEPRALDEGKRYKVGVIGNKTSLMPFWELFVSQGSGRVLAEMGLVAAALPGDGVPGEPFGPGMNLPVYSGFQAMLAAHPEINLVLESTGDQDILAILRRELPAQVALVERDAAGFFVRLLTTEQMWVACKVDLMHTQTLLKSISDQLSDEIFFLSPQGHVLDVNETVCRRLNKCKKDFTGKAFRDIFFGPHCPPPDMPCETPFDITARTGEPSEAIQTEVDDTGRMRYYRIYTYPIFDGGTLVNVVAMRRDITKRTEMEQRLQQSEKLASIGQLSTYIAHEIRNPLFAISGFANSLLRQGNQDQASREKLGIILEESKRLDTILKSIINFSRPTEGRETVVDLNQVVAQTIEIMRGDCERSGAMITFQPAEGLARAKADPELIKQCLINLLKNAVEAMPDGGDVAIRTGMTRDHVTLEVRDSGQGIAPELRDKVFSPFFSTKGKGSGLGLAMIRKIMDDIGGNVDLQSKEGEGTAVTLLLPPALATQQQDAPPFGGL; this is encoded by the coding sequence ATGATGGAACCCCGGGCGTTGGACGAGGGCAAGCGGTACAAGGTCGGCGTCATCGGCAACAAGACGTCGCTCATGCCCTTTTGGGAACTGTTCGTGAGCCAGGGCAGCGGCCGGGTGCTGGCCGAGATGGGCCTGGTGGCGGCGGCCCTGCCCGGCGACGGCGTGCCGGGCGAGCCCTTCGGGCCGGGCATGAACCTGCCGGTGTACTCCGGGTTCCAGGCCATGCTCGCCGCCCACCCCGAGATCAACCTCGTGCTGGAGTCCACGGGCGACCAGGACATCCTGGCGATCCTGCGCCGCGAGCTGCCCGCCCAGGTGGCCCTGGTGGAGCGCGACGCGGCCGGGTTCTTCGTGCGCCTGCTGACCACCGAGCAGATGTGGGTGGCCTGCAAGGTGGACCTCATGCACACCCAGACCCTGCTCAAGTCCATCTCGGACCAGCTCTCGGACGAAATCTTCTTCCTCTCGCCCCAGGGCCACGTGCTGGACGTGAACGAGACGGTCTGCCGCCGCCTGAACAAGTGCAAGAAGGACTTCACGGGCAAGGCCTTCCGGGACATCTTCTTCGGCCCCCACTGCCCGCCGCCGGACATGCCCTGCGAGACGCCCTTCGACATCACCGCGCGCACGGGCGAGCCCTCGGAGGCCATCCAGACCGAGGTCGACGACACGGGCCGCATGCGCTACTACCGCATCTACACCTACCCCATCTTCGACGGCGGCACGCTGGTGAACGTGGTGGCCATGCGCCGCGACATCACCAAGCGCACCGAGATGGAGCAGCGTCTCCAGCAGTCGGAAAAGCTCGCCTCCATCGGCCAGCTCTCCACCTACATCGCCCACGAGATCCGCAACCCGCTCTTCGCCATCTCCGGCTTCGCCAACTCGCTCCTGCGCCAGGGCAACCAGGACCAGGCCTCGCGCGAAAAGCTCGGGATCATCCTGGAGGAGTCCAAGCGCCTGGACACCATCCTCAAGAGCATCATCAACTTCTCCCGCCCCACCGAGGGCCGCGAAACCGTCGTGGACCTGAACCAGGTGGTGGCCCAGACCATCGAGATCATGCGCGGGGACTGCGAGCGCTCCGGGGCCATGATCACCTTCCAGCCCGCCGAAGGCCTGGCCCGGGCCAAGGCCGACCCGGAACTCATCAAGCAGTGCCTCATCAACCTGCTCAAGAACGCCGTGGAGGCCATGCCCGACGGCGGCGACGTGGCCATCCGCACGGGCATGACCCGCGACCACGTGACCCTGGAGGTGCGCGACTCGGGCCAGGGCATCGCGCCCGAGCTTCGGGACAAGGTCTTCTCGCCCTTCTTCTCCACCAAGGGCAAGGGCTCGGGCCTGGGACTGGCCATGATCCGCAAGATCATGGACGACATCGGCGGCAACGTGGACCTCCAGAGCAAGGAGGGCGAGGGCACGGCCGTGACCCTGCTCCTGCCCCCGGCCCTGGCCACCCAGCAGCAGGACGCCCCCCCCTTCGGGGGCCTATAG
- a CDS encoding 4Fe-4S dicluster domain-containing protein — protein MSGIVSATFFSPTHTSRTIARTLAAELAQGLGKAVEETDWTPPAKRGHARALGPDDVLVLAFPVYSGRMPKLLEASMAGLTGQGTPAVAAAVYGNRAYEDALVEARDILTANGFVVTAGGAFIGEHSFSRKVAAGRPDAGDLALARDLAQRAAAKIAAGSPAEVEVKGDRPYRDRWPGLAVKPKTTDDCTECMTCVEGCPAGIIRFENPREAGDGCLRCMACVKHCPVGAKYFDDEKLLGFATLLETKFMDRKEPELFV, from the coding sequence ATGAGCGGCATCGTCAGCGCCACCTTTTTCAGCCCCACCCACACCAGCCGGACCATCGCCCGGACCCTGGCCGCCGAGCTGGCCCAAGGCCTCGGCAAGGCCGTGGAGGAGACGGACTGGACGCCCCCGGCCAAACGCGGCCACGCGCGCGCCCTGGGCCCGGACGACGTGCTCGTCCTGGCTTTTCCGGTCTACTCGGGCCGGATGCCGAAACTCCTGGAGGCGAGCATGGCCGGGCTCACCGGACAGGGAACCCCGGCCGTGGCGGCGGCGGTGTACGGCAACCGGGCCTATGAGGACGCCCTGGTGGAGGCCCGCGACATCCTGACCGCCAACGGCTTCGTGGTCACGGCGGGCGGCGCGTTCATCGGCGAGCACTCGTTCTCGCGCAAGGTGGCGGCGGGCCGCCCCGACGCCGGAGACCTGGCCCTGGCCCGGGACTTGGCCCAACGCGCGGCGGCCAAGATCGCGGCGGGCTCTCCGGCCGAGGTCGAGGTCAAGGGCGACCGGCCCTACCGGGACCGCTGGCCCGGCCTGGCAGTGAAGCCCAAGACCACGGACGACTGCACCGAATGCATGACCTGCGTCGAGGGCTGCCCGGCGGGCATCATCCGGTTCGAGAACCCGCGCGAGGCGGGCGACGGCTGCCTGCGCTGCATGGCCTGCGTCAAGCACTGCCCCGTGGGGGCCAAGTACTTCGACGACGAAAAGCTCCTGGGCTTCGCCACCCTGCTGGAGACCAAGTTCATGGACCGCAAGGAGCCGGAACTGTTCGTGTAG
- a CDS encoding Imm74 family immunity protein, whose amino-acid sequence MKLKILHISRGSIELTDGTNVFIVGCEGYLARGESQAVFDIYTNSIVKADQNNELRATASEKEDILQFLKEYFNEKNIPVVWN is encoded by the coding sequence ATGAAATTGAAAATACTGCATATATCGCGCGGGAGCATTGAGTTAACGGACGGGACGAACGTTTTTATCGTAGGATGCGAGGGCTATCTCGCACGCGGAGAATCTCAAGCTGTTTTTGATATCTACACCAACAGCATAGTAAAGGCTGATCAAAACAACGAGTTGCGGGCGACGGCCTCAGAGAAAGAGGATATCCTTCAATTCTTGAAGGAATATTTCAACGAAAAGAATATTCCGGTCGTCTGGAACTGA
- the cmk gene encoding (d)CMP kinase, with the protein MAEPVIVTLDGPAGVGKSTLAKMLAGRLGLAYLDTGAMFRAVGYLLGQGSWDWPEERLAARLEEFRFGLEGAGAQTRLTVDGRALGPEIRTEDVGMWASNVAKLPVVRAFLKKAQQDLARGTSLVAEGRDMGSVVFPAARHKFFLDADPAERARRRFLQLQELGRPADLAELTAQIEARDRQDRTRAEAPLKPAPDALIVDTTDLDLEEVFEHILEVIITKAD; encoded by the coding sequence GTGGCTGAGCCGGTCATCGTCACCCTGGACGGCCCGGCCGGGGTCGGCAAGTCCACCCTGGCCAAGATGCTGGCGGGCCGCCTGGGCCTGGCCTACCTGGACACCGGGGCCATGTTCCGGGCCGTGGGCTATCTGCTCGGCCAGGGCTCCTGGGACTGGCCCGAGGAACGGCTGGCCGCCCGGCTGGAGGAATTCCGCTTCGGACTGGAAGGGGCGGGCGCGCAGACCCGGCTCACGGTGGACGGCCGCGCCCTGGGCCCGGAAATCCGCACCGAGGACGTGGGCATGTGGGCCTCCAACGTGGCCAAGCTGCCGGTGGTCCGCGCCTTTCTCAAGAAGGCCCAGCAGGACCTGGCCCGGGGCACGTCCCTGGTGGCCGAGGGCCGGGACATGGGCAGCGTGGTCTTCCCGGCCGCGCGGCACAAGTTCTTCCTGGACGCGGACCCGGCCGAGCGCGCCCGGCGGCGCTTTCTTCAGCTCCAGGAACTGGGCCGGCCGGCGGACCTGGCCGAACTCACGGCCCAGATCGAGGCCCGCGACCGCCAGGACCGCACCCGCGCCGAGGCCCCGCTCAAACCCGCTCCCGACGCCCTGATCGTGGACACGACCGACCTGGACCTGGAAGAGGTCTTCGAACACATCCTGGAAGTGATCATCACGAAGGCGGATTGA
- the hisC gene encoding histidinol-phosphate transaminase — translation MSTRRLRPVIQDFKPYVPGLSIDEIKAKYGLTRVVKLASNENPLGVSPLARKAAERAAALGFRYPQNHNPALVEAIAARLGAPVENVVVGHGSDEMIDLLLRVVGRDGDHVICWSHAFSMYRLTAKLCGLECREVPRDPDAPLPLEALAQAADEKTAVVFVTSPDNPTGRAARLDELRALADRLPGDTILAVDEAYVDFARPLEAHGALPLALERENVIALRTFSKAYGLAGFRLGFGVMPPWLAQAMTRARIPFTIGVADEAAGIAALTDEVFLAATLEAVHAGIDRLTAGLAELGCAVGPSQANFLMFTPPRPAKDVFQGLLERGVIVRPLASFGLPERIRVSVGTEEENAFFLRELAGVLRG, via the coding sequence ATGAGCACACGCCGCCTCCGCCCGGTCATCCAGGATTTCAAGCCCTACGTCCCCGGCCTGTCCATCGACGAGATCAAGGCCAAGTACGGCCTGACCCGCGTGGTCAAGCTGGCCAGCAACGAGAACCCCCTGGGCGTCTCGCCCCTGGCGCGCAAGGCCGCCGAACGCGCCGCCGCCCTGGGCTTCCGCTACCCGCAGAACCACAACCCCGCCCTGGTGGAGGCCATCGCCGCCCGCCTGGGCGCGCCGGTGGAGAACGTGGTGGTCGGCCACGGCTCGGACGAGATGATCGACCTCCTGCTGCGGGTGGTGGGCCGCGACGGCGACCACGTGATCTGCTGGAGCCACGCCTTCAGCATGTACCGGCTCACGGCCAAGCTCTGCGGCCTGGAGTGCCGCGAGGTTCCCCGCGACCCGGACGCGCCCCTGCCCCTGGAGGCCCTGGCCCAGGCCGCGGACGAGAAGACCGCCGTGGTCTTCGTCACCAGCCCGGACAACCCCACGGGCCGCGCCGCCCGGCTGGACGAGCTGCGCGCCCTGGCCGACCGCCTGCCCGGGGACACGATCCTGGCCGTGGACGAGGCCTACGTGGACTTCGCCCGGCCCCTGGAGGCGCACGGCGCCCTGCCCCTGGCCCTGGAGCGCGAGAACGTCATCGCCCTGCGGACCTTCTCCAAGGCCTACGGCCTGGCCGGGTTCCGCCTGGGCTTCGGGGTCATGCCGCCCTGGCTGGCCCAGGCCATGACCCGCGCGCGCATCCCCTTCACCATCGGCGTGGCCGACGAGGCCGCGGGCATCGCCGCACTCACGGACGAGGTCTTTCTGGCCGCCACCCTGGAGGCCGTGCACGCGGGCATCGACCGGCTCACGGCCGGGCTGGCGGAACTGGGCTGCGCCGTGGGCCCGAGCCAGGCCAACTTCCTCATGTTCACCCCGCCGCGCCCGGCCAAGGACGTCTTCCAGGGCCTGCTGGAACGCGGGGTCATCGTCCGGCCCCTGGCGAGCTTCGGCCTGCCGGAGCGCATCCGCGTGAGCGTGGGCACGGAGGAGGAAAACGCGTTCTTCCTGCGCGAACTGGCCGGGGTGCTCCGTGGCTGA
- a CDS encoding universal stress protein encodes MANIKKILCAVDFSEHSPMVADYAKTMAKALDASVICLYVAPSLSQYVGFHVPPSSIENFVGEIVSGADTTMSAFLAENFAGVSVEGRVVTGYAAEEVLNLAEEHGVDCIVMGTHGRRGIDRILFGSVAEKVVKSAKCPVLTIRPKLGPAA; translated from the coding sequence ATGGCGAACATCAAGAAGATTCTCTGCGCGGTGGACTTTTCCGAGCACAGCCCGATGGTCGCGGACTACGCCAAGACCATGGCCAAGGCCCTGGACGCCTCGGTGATCTGCCTGTACGTGGCCCCTTCGCTCAGCCAGTACGTGGGTTTCCACGTGCCGCCGAGCTCCATCGAGAACTTCGTGGGCGAGATCGTCTCCGGCGCGGACACCACCATGTCCGCCTTCCTGGCCGAGAACTTCGCGGGCGTTTCCGTCGAGGGCCGCGTGGTCACCGGCTACGCCGCCGAGGAAGTGCTCAACCTGGCCGAGGAGCATGGCGTGGACTGCATCGTCATGGGCACCCACGGCCGCCGGGGCATCGACCGCATCCTCTTCGGCTCCGTGGCCGAGAAGGTGGTCAAGTCGGCCAAGTGCCCGGTGCTGACCATCCGGCCCAAGCTCGGCCCGGCCGCCTGA
- a CDS encoding DNA cytosine methyltransferase, whose amino-acid sequence MSFYEFFSGGGMARIGLGPDWPCLFANDFDPNKAAAYRAFFGPSPELRVGDVWRVEASSLPGHADLAWASFPCQDLSLAGNGMGLKGKRSGTFWAFWRLMQGLRAEGRAPRIIVLENVRGTITSHQGRDFATICESLAQEGYNYAPMLVDAHLFLPQSRPRLFVVAFDSDTLPDSNLVGNGPTAPWHPNSFAYAYDRLTTQAKSAWLWLAPPKPLFRPGKLSDLIEDDPGGVRWHTEFETKRILDLMSPLHLEKVKKAKKDGGKRVGTVYKRTRPQDDGTKVQRAEVRFDEVAGCLRTPAGGSSRQIIMVVEDNKVRTRLLSPREAARLMGLPEEYPLPERYNDAYHLIGDGVAVPVVSWLARTVIEPSLRLTPREAAA is encoded by the coding sequence GTGAGCTTCTATGAATTCTTCTCTGGCGGCGGCATGGCGCGGATCGGCCTTGGCCCTGATTGGCCGTGCCTGTTCGCCAACGACTTCGACCCCAACAAAGCGGCCGCATATCGCGCATTCTTCGGCCCCTCGCCGGAGTTGCGCGTCGGCGACGTGTGGCGCGTGGAGGCCTCGTCTCTTCCCGGCCATGCGGACTTGGCTTGGGCATCCTTCCCGTGCCAGGATCTTTCCCTGGCCGGCAACGGCATGGGACTCAAGGGCAAGCGCTCCGGCACGTTTTGGGCCTTCTGGCGGCTCATGCAGGGCTTACGGGCGGAAGGACGCGCCCCCAGAATCATCGTTCTTGAAAACGTCCGGGGGACCATCACATCCCACCAGGGCCGCGATTTCGCGACCATCTGCGAATCACTCGCCCAGGAGGGGTACAACTACGCCCCGATGTTGGTGGACGCCCATCTTTTCCTTCCCCAGAGCCGCCCCCGCCTCTTCGTGGTGGCCTTCGACTCCGACACTCTGCCGGACTCCAACTTGGTCGGCAACGGTCCCACGGCTCCCTGGCATCCCAACTCCTTCGCTTACGCCTATGACCGATTGACCACACAAGCAAAATCCGCGTGGCTGTGGCTCGCTCCGCCCAAGCCCCTATTCAGGCCGGGCAAGCTCTCGGACCTGATCGAAGATGACCCCGGCGGCGTGAGATGGCACACCGAGTTTGAAACCAAACGCATTCTGGACCTCATGTCGCCCCTGCACTTGGAAAAGGTGAAGAAGGCCAAAAAGGACGGCGGCAAGCGCGTGGGGACCGTCTACAAGCGGACTCGCCCACAGGATGACGGGACCAAGGTCCAACGGGCGGAGGTCCGCTTCGACGAAGTGGCCGGATGCCTCCGCACCCCCGCGGGAGGATCAAGCCGCCAGATCATCATGGTGGTGGAGGACAACAAGGTCCGCACCCGGCTCCTGTCTCCCCGCGAGGCCGCTCGGCTCATGGGCCTGCCCGAGGAATACCCATTGCCCGAACGATACAACGACGCCTATCACCTCATCGGCGACGGCGTGGCCGTGCCTGTGGTTTCCTGGCTGGCCCGCACCGTGATTGAACCATCCCTGCGGCTGACGCCCCGTGAGGCGGCCGCCTGA
- a CDS encoding very short patch repair endonuclease, whose protein sequence is MTTDVFDTPTRSRVMRAVKGKNTRPEQAVRSLLHSLGYRFRLHRRTLPGSPDIVLPGRKAVIFVHGCFWHGHDCKRGARTPKANADYWVGKIGRNMARDARARAELEAQGWRVLVVWECEIKNPDDLAAKLRAFLE, encoded by the coding sequence GTGACGACAGACGTCTTTGACACCCCCACCCGTAGCCGGGTCATGCGGGCGGTCAAAGGCAAAAACACCCGACCTGAACAGGCGGTCCGTTCCCTCCTCCATTCCCTGGGCTACAGGTTCCGCCTCCATCGACGAACCCTGCCCGGTTCCCCGGACATTGTTCTCCCTGGCCGCAAGGCCGTGATCTTCGTGCATGGATGCTTCTGGCATGGCCACGACTGCAAGCGTGGTGCCCGCACCCCCAAGGCCAACGCGGATTACTGGGTCGGAAAAATCGGGCGAAACATGGCCCGCGACGCCCGAGCACGGGCGGAGTTGGAGGCCCAAGGCTGGCGGGTTCTGGTAGTCTGGGAGTGCGAGATCAAAAATCCGGATGACCTAGCGGCCAAGCTCAGGGCCTTCCTCGAGTAA
- a CDS encoding recombinase family protein: protein MAEIGYCRVSTTDQKMDRQLDRVKLDTMFEEKAGAADAARPQLRACLEHAREGDTLHVHSIDRLARNLQDLLTLLQAFTGKGVAVRLHKEGLTFTGQDTPFQKLHFQIIGAVAEFERAIVKERQREGIAKAKAEGRHLGRERKLAPDMERVIRDRATSGADKSALAREYGISRQTLYRIIHRQPITPEPEVQATA, encoded by the coding sequence ATGGCCGAAATCGGATACTGCCGGGTCAGCACCACGGACCAGAAAATGGACAGGCAGCTTGACAGGGTGAAGCTGGACACGATGTTCGAGGAAAAGGCCGGAGCGGCCGACGCGGCCAGACCCCAGCTTCGAGCCTGCCTGGAGCACGCCCGCGAAGGGGACACCCTGCACGTCCACTCCATCGACCGGCTGGCCCGGAACCTTCAAGACCTCCTGACGCTGCTCCAGGCCTTCACCGGCAAGGGCGTGGCCGTCCGGCTCCACAAGGAGGGCCTGACCTTCACCGGCCAGGACACCCCCTTCCAGAAGCTCCACTTCCAAATCATCGGGGCCGTGGCCGAGTTCGAGCGGGCCATCGTCAAGGAGCGGCAGAGGGAGGGCATCGCCAAGGCCAAGGCCGAGGGCAGGCATCTGGGCCGGGAGAGGAAACTGGCCCCGGACATGGAGCGCGTGATCCGCGACAGGGCCACGTCAGGGGCGGACAAGTCGGCCCTGGCGCGGGAGTACGGAATCAGCCGCCAGACGCTCTACCGCATCATCCACCGGCAGCCCATCACCCCGGAGCCGGAGGTCCAGGCTACGGCCTAG
- the thpR gene encoding RNA 2',3'-cyclic phosphodiesterase → MRCFLGLPLPGAWRDGLRELTAELRPGLRSRLSWTRPENWHLTLKFLGEVEPERLPGLRAALGGISFAPFALRAGDPGFFPDARRPRVFWLGLAAGAAEAAALARSVDAALAPLGFEPEARPFSAHLTIFRVKEPGPDDWAALAERTKKRPFPDARADRFVLWQSVLGAQGPTYRELWQVAASGAGSRP, encoded by the coding sequence GTGCGCTGCTTCCTGGGGCTGCCCCTGCCCGGGGCCTGGCGCGACGGCCTGCGGGAGCTGACCGCCGAACTGCGGCCGGGACTGCGCTCGCGCCTGTCCTGGACCCGGCCGGAGAACTGGCACCTGACCCTCAAGTTCCTGGGCGAGGTGGAGCCGGAGCGGCTGCCCGGCCTGCGGGCGGCCCTCGGCGGAATCTCCTTCGCCCCCTTCGCCCTGCGCGCGGGCGACCCCGGATTCTTCCCGGACGCCCGGCGGCCCCGGGTGTTCTGGCTCGGGCTCGCGGCGGGCGCGGCCGAGGCGGCGGCCCTGGCCCGGAGCGTGGACGCGGCCCTGGCGCCGCTCGGCTTCGAGCCCGAGGCCCGGCCCTTTTCCGCCCACCTGACCATCTTCCGCGTCAAGGAACCCGGCCCGGACGACTGGGCGGCCCTGGCGGAACGCACGAAAAAGCGGCCCTTCCCGGATGCCCGGGCGGACCGCTTCGTGCTCTGGCAAAGCGTCCTGGGAGCGCAGGGACCGACCTACCGGGAGCTGTGGCAGGTGGCGGCCTCCGGCGCGGGCTCTAGGCCGTAG
- a CDS encoding Rne/Rng family ribonuclease, which yields MFISVLPGEQMEVVVAEEGKVLEYYVEMHHLARTKGNIYKGVIHNVDPNLQAAFINYGAERNGFLQIDEIHPEYFQYQPGYALKKGQRYPLIQKVLKPGQEMLVQVVKEPTGKKGAFLSTYLSLPGRHFVFSIGNDQSGVSRKIEDEKERARLKEVIDGLNLPEGVGLIARTAGVGQSKTELTRDYKYLNRLWAEIRKKAQDAPTPSLVYAELDLASRAVRDYLTADVSEVWVDDAETSERIKEYAGLAFPRSAGMVKLYTDTERSLWERFNLARQIEQIYAREVILPSGGRIVIDPTEALTAVDINSGKIGGAGTFQKMALTTNMEAAEAVAQQLRLRDIGGQIVIDFIEMKDPKHCREVEKVMKNALKTDRARTDVGRISAFGLMEVVRQRLGSSALSVSTEPCPCCEGSGIRRNMEWQSLSAIKEIYRLLRRPNCPQPFVYACTKELALYLLNHKREKLAELGRRFDNEVRVDILE from the coding sequence ATGTTCATCAGCGTGCTGCCCGGCGAGCAGATGGAAGTGGTGGTGGCCGAGGAGGGCAAGGTCCTCGAATACTACGTGGAGATGCACCACCTGGCCCGGACCAAGGGCAACATCTACAAGGGCGTGATCCACAACGTGGACCCCAACCTGCAGGCCGCGTTCATCAACTACGGCGCGGAGCGCAACGGCTTCCTCCAGATCGACGAGATCCACCCCGAGTATTTCCAGTACCAGCCCGGCTACGCCCTGAAGAAGGGCCAGCGCTACCCGCTGATCCAGAAGGTGCTCAAGCCCGGCCAGGAGATGCTCGTGCAGGTGGTCAAGGAGCCCACGGGCAAGAAGGGCGCGTTCCTTTCGACCTATCTGTCCCTGCCCGGGCGGCATTTCGTCTTCTCCATCGGCAACGACCAGTCCGGGGTCTCGCGCAAGATCGAGGACGAGAAGGAGCGGGCGCGGCTCAAGGAGGTCATCGACGGCCTGAACCTGCCCGAGGGCGTGGGGCTCATCGCCCGCACGGCCGGGGTGGGCCAGAGCAAGACCGAGCTGACCCGCGACTACAAGTACCTGAACCGCCTCTGGGCCGAAATCCGCAAGAAGGCCCAGGACGCCCCCACGCCGAGCCTGGTCTACGCCGAGCTGGACCTGGCCTCGCGGGCGGTGCGCGACTACCTCACCGCCGACGTGTCCGAGGTCTGGGTGGACGACGCCGAGACCTCCGAGCGCATCAAGGAATACGCCGGGCTGGCCTTCCCGCGCAGCGCGGGCATGGTCAAGCTCTACACCGACACCGAGCGCTCGCTCTGGGAGCGCTTCAACCTCGCGCGCCAGATCGAGCAGATTTACGCCCGCGAGGTGATTCTGCCCTCGGGCGGCCGCATCGTCATCGACCCCACCGAGGCGCTCACGGCCGTGGACATCAACTCCGGCAAGATCGGCGGGGCCGGGACCTTCCAGAAGATGGCCCTGACCACGAACATGGAGGCCGCCGAGGCCGTGGCCCAGCAGCTCCGGCTGCGCGACATCGGCGGGCAGATCGTCATCGACTTCATCGAGATGAAGGACCCCAAGCACTGCCGCGAGGTCGAGAAGGTCATGAAGAACGCCCTGAAGACCGACCGCGCGCGCACGGACGTGGGCCGCATCTCGGCCTTCGGGCTCATGGAGGTGGTGCGCCAGCGCCTGGGCTCCTCGGCCCTCTCGGTGTCCACCGAGCCCTGCCCCTGCTGCGAGGGCTCGGGCATCCGCCGCAACATGGAGTGGCAGTCGCTCTCGGCCATCAAGGAGATCTACCGCCTGCTGCGCCGCCCCAACTGCCCGCAGCCCTTCGTCTACGCCTGCACCAAGGAGCTGGCCCTGTACCTGCTGAACCACAAGCGCGAGAAGCTGGCCGAGCTGGGCAGGCGCTTCGACAACGAAGTGCGGGTGGACATCCTGGAATAG
- a CDS encoding D-alanyl-D-alanine carboxypeptidase — protein MVATPAMAKRSKSHSKAPAKTAQVVSSSKKTKKRAVAAPVASEGKDPLRLRVRSAIAADFQSGSIFYEKNADTQIAPASLTKVLTLYIVREAIEQGKLREDDVVKVSHRAACASGSVMDLYAGERVTVGELMKGIAVASANDGCVAIAEHMSGSVDNFVRLMNRKARSLGMLRTTFKTPNGLPADGQVTTARDMLKLSRAYLKRFPESLTLHSTRNYVHNRRNHQNANRLLGAFEGADGLKTGFVNASGYNIIATAKRDGKRIIAVTLGSRSSGVRKRETARLMEKVFADLGEPATRLAKAKPQQPEAPDLDDDAAQPGERPEAQGGGLVGRQASALKPVTLQVPAKGRYTIQESTFRSVENARGRQAALRDDGIPARVVATKGDRNTFYRVLIGRYTSIQQAEATRRKLASDYNLPNTLITR, from the coding sequence ATGGTGGCCACGCCCGCCATGGCCAAGCGTTCCAAGTCGCATTCCAAGGCCCCCGCCAAGACCGCGCAGGTCGTCTCCAGCTCAAAAAAAACGAAAAAACGCGCCGTGGCCGCCCCGGTGGCGAGCGAGGGCAAGGACCCCCTGCGCCTGCGGGTGCGTTCGGCCATCGCCGCGGACTTCCAGAGCGGCTCCATCTTCTACGAAAAGAACGCGGACACGCAGATCGCGCCCGCCTCGCTGACCAAGGTGCTCACGCTCTACATCGTGCGCGAGGCCATTGAGCAGGGCAAGCTGCGCGAGGACGACGTGGTCAAGGTCAGCCACCGGGCCGCCTGCGCCTCGGGTTCGGTCATGGACCTCTACGCGGGCGAGCGCGTCACGGTGGGCGAGCTGATGAAGGGCATCGCCGTGGCCTCGGCCAACGACGGCTGCGTGGCCATCGCCGAGCACATGTCCGGCAGCGTGGACAACTTCGTGCGCCTCATGAACCGCAAGGCCCGCTCCCTGGGCATGCTGCGCACGACCTTCAAGACGCCCAACGGCCTGCCCGCCGACGGCCAGGTGACCACGGCCCGCGACATGCTCAAGCTCTCCCGGGCCTATCTCAAGCGCTTCCCCGAATCCCTGACCCTCCACTCCACCCGCAACTACGTCCACAACCGCCGCAACCACCAGAACGCCAACCGCCTGCTCGGCGCGTTCGAGGGCGCGGACGGCCTCAAGACCGGCTTCGTCAACGCCTCCGGCTACAACATCATCGCCACGGCCAAACGCGACGGAAAGCGCATCATCGCCGTGACCCTGGGCTCCCGCTCCAGCGGCGTGCGCAAGCGCGAAACCGCCCGGCTCATGGAAAAGGTCTTCGCGGACCTGGGCGAGCCCGCCACCCGGCTGGCCAAGGCCAAGCCCCAGCAGCCCGAGGCCCCGGACCTGGACGACGACGCCGCCCAGCCCGGCGAACGCCCCGAGGCCCAGGGCGGCGGTCTGGTCGGCCGCCAGGCTTCGGCCCTCAAGCCCGTGACCCTGCAGGTCCCGGCCAAGGGCCGCTACACCATCCAGGAAAGCACCTTCCGCTCCGTGGAAAACGCCCGGGGCCGCCAGGCCGCCCTGCGCGACGACGGCATCCCCGCCCGCGTGGTGGCCACCAAGGGCGACAGGAACACGTTCTACCGCGTGCTCATCGGCCGCTACACCTCCATCCAGCAGGCCGAAGCCACCCGCCGCAAGCTCGCCTCCGACTACAACCTTCCCAACACCCTCATCACCCGCTAG